The following proteins are encoded in a genomic region of Candidatus Campbellbacteria bacterium:
- the rsmI gene encoding 16S rRNA (cytidine(1402)-2'-O)-methyltransferase, with amino-acid sequence MEENLGTLFIVGTPIGNLEDVTLRALRTLKEADVIFCEDTRVTKRLLDKYDIHTRTSSLNARTEHAKIGSVMGALTEGKKVALVSDAGTPGISDPGSLVVSVIREKMPDVRIEAIPGPSALTTALSIAGVPIADFVFLGFLPHKKGRQTLFKEIAESKRATVFYESPHRIMKTLAVLAESLDATRTISIARELTKIYEEIVRGNAQEVLAHFETRKEKQKGEFVVIVSSKK; translated from the coding sequence ATGGAAGAAAATCTCGGAACACTTTTTATAGTCGGTACACCAATTGGGAACTTGGAAGACGTAACTCTTCGTGCACTTCGCACGCTTAAAGAAGCGGATGTTATTTTTTGTGAAGATACACGTGTGACCAAACGACTTTTAGATAAGTATGACATTCACACACGCACATCCTCGTTGAATGCACGTACCGAACACGCAAAAATTGGTTCAGTGATGGGGGCGCTCACTGAAGGAAAAAAAGTTGCACTGGTGTCTGATGCGGGAACTCCGGGAATTTCAGACCCAGGGTCTCTTGTAGTTTCAGTTATTCGAGAAAAAATGCCCGACGTGCGTATTGAAGCAATTCCAGGACCTTCGGCATTAACAACTGCGCTCTCCATCGCTGGGGTACCTATTGCTGACTTTGTATTCCTCGGATTTTTACCTCACAAGAAAGGACGGCAAACTCTTTTTAAAGAAATAGCAGAATCAAAACGTGCAACAGTGTTTTATGAATCACCCCACAGAATAATGAAGACACTCGCCGTGCTTGCAGAATCACTTGATGCAACACGAACTATTTCAATCGCGCGTGAACTTACCAAAATCTATGAAGAAATTGTACGCGGAAATGCACAAGAAGTATTGGCCCACTTTGAAACACGGAAGGAAAAACAAAAAGGTGAGTTTGTAGTTATTGTATCCAGCAAAAAGTGA
- a CDS encoding UDP-N-acetylmuramate--L-alanine ligase produces the protein MSLNLNKTKHIHFIGVGGIGVSAMARMMKYHGKHVSGSDRVLSPITHDLENIGVRVRPGHDEHHVPLFADLVVYSPAIAGDNPEMIRARGLHIPTLSYPEVLGEISKEAFTVAVSGTHGKTTTTAMIADVLAKDINPTVIVGSLLKGGRSNFVPGHTKRFLVEACEYKRSFLHLHPSVLVITNIDEDHLDYYKDLKDIQSAFRELALKVPSYGAIVCNTDDSVVQETLAGISVPILNYMAHYNPDRELFVFGEHNTKNAAIAHTVGEFFSVPEETINDALANFRGTWRRSEYKGRTTRGTEVFDDYAHHPQEIRTTLAGFKKRFPDKNIVVVFQPHLYSRTKTFFNDFAESFHNANRVLLAPIYAAREAHDPSISHHMLGDALRQYGKQVESYETLDALSHTLSRSVEPNDVVITMGAGDIYKVGERLLV, from the coding sequence ATGTCGCTCAATCTTAATAAAACAAAACACATTCACTTCATCGGCGTTGGGGGCATTGGTGTTTCTGCTATGGCACGGATGATGAAGTACCACGGTAAACACGTGAGTGGTTCGGATAGAGTACTGTCGCCCATTACACACGACCTGGAAAACATTGGTGTGCGTGTGCGACCAGGGCACGATGAACACCATGTTCCATTGTTTGCTGATTTGGTCGTGTATTCGCCAGCAATTGCAGGGGACAATCCAGAAATGATTCGTGCGCGAGGTTTGCATATCCCCACGCTTTCATATCCAGAAGTACTTGGAGAAATTTCAAAAGAAGCTTTTACCGTTGCGGTATCGGGTACACATGGAAAGACAACAACAACTGCAATGATTGCAGACGTGTTGGCAAAAGATATCAATCCAACGGTTATCGTGGGTTCCTTGCTCAAAGGGGGACGTAGTAATTTTGTTCCGGGGCATACAAAACGTTTTCTTGTTGAGGCGTGCGAGTACAAACGTTCTTTTTTACATTTGCATCCGAGTGTGTTGGTGATTACCAACATTGACGAAGACCATTTGGATTACTACAAAGATTTGAAAGATATTCAAAGTGCGTTTCGAGAGTTGGCCCTCAAAGTGCCTTCGTATGGTGCCATTGTGTGCAACACCGATGATTCTGTTGTACAAGAAACACTCGCTGGTATTTCAGTTCCTATACTCAACTACATGGCGCATTACAATCCAGACCGAGAACTTTTTGTGTTTGGTGAACACAACACAAAGAATGCCGCTATTGCACACACTGTCGGTGAATTTTTCAGTGTTCCCGAAGAAACTATCAACGACGCGCTCGCGAATTTTCGGGGAACATGGCGGAGAAGTGAATATAAAGGACGTACCACACGGGGAACAGAAGTATTTGATGACTATGCACATCACCCACAAGAAATTCGTACCACGCTCGCTGGTTTTAAAAAACGATTTCCTGATAAAAATATTGTTGTTGTGTTTCAGCCACATCTCTACAGCAGAACAAAAACTTTTTTTAACGATTTTGCAGAAAGTTTTCATAATGCCAACAGGGTTCTTTTGGCACCAATTTACGCGGCACGAGAAGCGCACGACCCTTCAATATCCCACCACATGCTGGGCGATGCGTTGCGACAGTATGGTAAACAGGTAGAATCATACGAAACGCTTGATGCACTCTCGCACACGCTTTCTCGAAGTGTTGAGCCGAACGATGTTGTTATAACGATGGGCGCAGGAGACATTTACAAAGTTGGCGAACGCCTATTGGTATAG
- a CDS encoding NUDIX hydrolase, translated as MGHLFQSSDKLPFHVSIGAVLTDEQGRVCCHFFNSDTMLASRGITGAIHLLMRETLEPGETIEGALVRGLREEFGATGVIRGYLGSIQSTFPRPSSGSMVEKTTLYFHVEKQSLDESLRAKDDLEAGSVIQWIEPKELHDIFIEQGKRFERTDLDESKIIASYINHVAQS; from the coding sequence ATGGGCCATCTTTTTCAATCGAGCGACAAACTTCCATTCCATGTCTCCATAGGAGCTGTGCTTACTGATGAGCAGGGACGTGTGTGTTGTCATTTTTTTAATAGCGACACAATGCTTGCTTCACGTGGAATAACAGGAGCAATCCACCTACTGATGCGTGAGACACTTGAACCAGGAGAAACTATAGAAGGAGCACTCGTGCGTGGTCTTCGTGAAGAATTTGGTGCAACAGGTGTTATACGAGGATATCTTGGGTCAATTCAATCGACATTTCCACGACCCTCAAGTGGTAGTATGGTTGAGAAAACAACCCTCTACTTTCATGTAGAGAAGCAAAGCCTTGACGAATCATTGCGAGCGAAAGACGATCTTGAGGCGGGGAGCGTTATTCAGTGGATTGAGCCGAAAGAATTACACGATATTTTTATTGAACAAGGAAAACGATTTGAACGAACAGATTTAGATGAATCAAAAATTATTGCAAGCTATATCAACCATGTCGCTCAATCTTAA